Proteins encoded within one genomic window of Desulfosalsimonas propionicica:
- a CDS encoding methyltransferase family protein, whose protein sequence is MAKSENHTIAKAVALISPVLSAGSLLWFAVFLYAGSFSVLDLGLGFYWALLLNAGLSLAFFLQHSIMVRKWFQDRARKYIQEPYHGILFSLSSAAALLIVLTAWQKSSCLLFSAEGVGRLAFRMVFAASVAGFAWGGRALRSVDGFGNHWLLLGAGNPQPETDGLATRGPYKFVRHPLYFFTLLMIWSCPDITADRLIFNVLWSGWIVIGAWLEEKDLVRDLGRPYREYQKTVPMLIPWKIWKGKYQ, encoded by the coding sequence ATGGCAAAATCTGAAAATCATACCATTGCCAAAGCCGTGGCCCTGATATCTCCGGTTCTGAGCGCCGGGTCATTGCTCTGGTTTGCGGTCTTTCTTTATGCAGGCTCTTTTTCTGTCCTGGACCTCGGCCTGGGTTTTTATTGGGCGTTATTGTTGAATGCCGGCCTTAGCCTTGCATTTTTCCTCCAGCACAGCATAATGGTCAGAAAATGGTTTCAGGACCGGGCCCGCAAATATATTCAGGAACCTTACCATGGGATTTTGTTTTCCCTGTCATCAGCGGCAGCCCTTTTAATTGTGCTGACTGCATGGCAAAAAAGTTCCTGTTTGCTGTTTTCAGCCGAAGGTGTGGGCCGCCTGGCATTCCGGATGGTTTTTGCAGCCTCGGTTGCCGGTTTTGCATGGGGTGGGCGCGCACTGCGCTCAGTTGACGGTTTTGGCAACCATTGGCTTCTGCTGGGGGCCGGAAATCCCCAGCCAGAGACAGATGGGCTGGCAACCCGGGGCCCCTACAAATTCGTCCGGCACCCCTTGTATTTTTTTACATTGCTGATGATCTGGTCCTGTCCGGATATCACAGCAGACAGGCTTATTTTCAACGTGCTCTGGAGCGGATGGATTGTCATCGGGGCATGGCTGGAGGAAAAGGATCTGGTACGCGATCTCGGCCGGCCATACCGTGAATACCAGAAAACCGTCCCCATGCTGATTCCGTGGAAAATATGGAAGGGGAAATACCAATAA